The Xanthomonas sp. DAR 34887 genome has a segment encoding these proteins:
- a CDS encoding cob(I)yrinic acid a,c-diamide adenosyltransferase, with amino-acid sequence MGNRLSKIYTRTGDDGSTGLGDGNRVGKDSARVAAYGTVDEANSAIGVVLACPLADDVRNLLTAIQHQLFDLGGELCIPGHAAIHDADIDALEQHLDRYNDTLPALKDFILPAGGEAAARCHLARTIVRRAERETVALSRQDAVRPEAVRYLNRLSDLLFVLARVLARADGQGEVLWHHDRRQA; translated from the coding sequence ATGGGCAATCGCCTCTCCAAGATCTACACCCGCACCGGCGACGACGGCAGCACCGGCCTGGGCGACGGCAACCGGGTCGGCAAGGATTCGGCGCGGGTGGCCGCCTACGGCACCGTCGACGAGGCCAATTCGGCGATCGGCGTGGTCCTGGCCTGTCCGCTGGCCGACGACGTGCGCAACCTGCTGACCGCGATCCAGCACCAGTTGTTCGACCTGGGCGGCGAGCTGTGCATCCCCGGCCATGCCGCGATCCACGACGCCGACATCGATGCGCTCGAGCAGCACCTGGACCGCTACAACGACACCCTGCCCGCGCTGAAGGACTTCATCCTGCCGGCCGGCGGCGAGGCCGCGGCGCGCTGCCACCTGGCGCGCACCATCGTGCGCCGCGCCGAGCGCGAGACGGTGGCGCTGTCGCGGCAGGACGCGGTGCGGCCGGAGGCGGTGCGCTACCTCAACCGCCTGTCCGACCTGCTGTTCGTGCTGGCGCGGGTGCTGGCCCGGGCCGATGGCCAGGGCGAAGTGCTGTGGCACCACGACCGCCGCCAGGCCTGA
- a CDS encoding UbiH/UbiF family hydroxylase yields MSRRGVLDVVVVGGGVVGAACALALAGEGLAVALVEGREPPRWSPAEPDLRVYAFAPDNAALLQALGVWPQVLARRAQAYRRMRVWDAGGGGELDFDADALGRDQLGWIVEHALLVEQLWAALPAAGVQLHCPARVEAVEMAEERVRLRLDDGSRLDARLAIAADGADSTLRGLAGLDAPAHDYGQRGVVAFVHTELPHQDTAWQRFLPGGPLAFLPFADGRSSIVWTLPEAEAARVLALDDAAFGAELTQAFGARLGAVRALSPRVGFPLRRQLVEDYHRGRLLVLGDAAHVVHPLAGQGVNLGLRDVAALAAQVRQAQARRVDWSAPHRLARWARSRRSDNTVAAYGFDAINRLFSNDEMHLTLLRGPLLGLAGKLPMLLHGFWKRASGA; encoded by the coding sequence ATGAGCCGGCGCGGCGTGCTGGATGTGGTGGTGGTCGGCGGTGGCGTGGTCGGCGCCGCCTGCGCGTTGGCGCTGGCCGGCGAAGGCCTGGCGGTGGCGCTGGTCGAGGGCCGCGAGCCGCCGCGCTGGTCGCCGGCCGAGCCGGACCTGCGCGTGTACGCGTTCGCCCCGGACAACGCCGCGCTGCTGCAGGCGCTGGGCGTGTGGCCGCAGGTGCTGGCGCGGCGCGCGCAGGCCTACCGGCGCATGCGCGTGTGGGATGCCGGTGGCGGTGGCGAGCTGGACTTCGATGCCGATGCGCTGGGCCGCGATCAGTTGGGCTGGATCGTCGAGCACGCGTTGCTGGTCGAACAACTGTGGGCGGCTCTGCCGGCGGCCGGGGTGCAACTGCACTGCCCGGCGCGGGTCGAGGCGGTGGAGATGGCGGAAGAGCGCGTGCGCCTGCGCCTGGACGACGGCAGCCGGCTCGACGCGCGCCTGGCGATCGCCGCCGACGGCGCCGATTCCACGCTGCGCGGCCTGGCCGGGCTGGACGCGCCGGCGCACGACTACGGCCAGCGCGGCGTGGTCGCCTTCGTGCACACCGAGCTGCCGCACCAGGACACCGCCTGGCAGCGCTTCCTGCCCGGCGGCCCGCTGGCGTTCCTGCCGTTCGCCGACGGCCGCAGTTCGATCGTGTGGACGCTGCCCGAGGCCGAGGCGGCGCGGGTGCTGGCGCTGGACGACGCCGCGTTCGGCGCCGAGCTGACCCAGGCCTTCGGCGCGCGGCTGGGCGCGGTGCGCGCACTGTCGCCGCGGGTCGGTTTCCCGCTGCGCCGGCAACTGGTGGAGGACTACCACCGCGGCCGCCTGCTGGTGCTGGGCGATGCCGCGCACGTGGTGCATCCGCTGGCCGGGCAGGGCGTCAACCTCGGGCTGCGCGACGTCGCCGCGCTGGCCGCGCAGGTGCGCCAGGCGCAGGCGCGGCGGGTCGACTGGTCGGCGCCGCACCGGCTGGCGCGCTGGGCGCGCAGCCGTCGCAGCGACAACACCGTGGCCGCCTACGGCTTCGATGCGATCAACCGGCTGTTTTCCAACGACGAGATGCACCTGACCCTGCTGCGCGGCCCGCTGCTCGGCCTGGCCGGCAAGCTGCCGATGCTGCTGCATGGGTTCTGGAAGCGCGCGTCGGGGGCGTAA
- a CDS encoding EF-hand domain-containing protein, with the protein MPRRSSLFLALLLAAATVPAAAQNLRSTSSAVTEPLRDVPVGVVSQPLSSGEVTHQVRLDMPQGQAPVTVRTIQPDRVAGNYRIDFDALDSDHDGYISRSEAQANPALADEFDALDPQRRGRLSREQLAGWLAR; encoded by the coding sequence ATGCCCCGCCGTTCGTCCCTGTTCCTCGCCCTCCTGCTCGCGGCCGCCACCGTGCCGGCCGCCGCGCAGAACCTGCGGTCCACCTCCAGCGCCGTCACCGAGCCGTTGCGCGACGTGCCGGTCGGTGTGGTGTCGCAGCCGCTGAGCAGCGGCGAGGTGACCCACCAGGTGCGGCTGGACATGCCACAGGGCCAGGCGCCGGTCACCGTGCGCACCATCCAGCCCGACCGCGTCGCCGGCAACTACCGCATCGATTTCGACGCGCTGGACAGCGACCACGATGGCTACATCAGCCGCAGCGAAGCGCAGGCCAACCCGGCGCTGGCCGACGAATTCGATGCGCTGGACCCGCAACGCCGCGGGCGCCTGAGCCGCGAGCAGCTGGCCGGTTGGCTGGCGCGGTAG
- the ubiH gene encoding 2-octaprenyl-6-methoxyphenyl hydroxylase: MSKRHDVVIVGGGLVGASLAIALDRLGVDVGLIEAAPPGALPPVFDQRNLSFAAATVNALGALGVMQRLRAPTGPIRRIHVSREGDFGRVRLEAADYGREAFGQVVVARDFGEALEARLAEASHVSRYRPAQFLALEADQEAGLRSVRIAQDGATHVLQTRLLVGADGSASAVRGALGIDAARHDFGQTLFVARVRGSRQPDGTAYERFRDDGPTALLPRGDRHYGAIHAVAAEHADAVAALDEAGWLQRLQEALGWRVGRLLGSGERSAYPIVQVLAGRLTDARAVLLGNAAQTLHPLGAQGFNLGLRDALTLAELIERDRTDPGAPALLQQYAQRREQDRQRTVTFSGGLARLTANPAPLLRPLRSLGLLAAAQAAPLQSFLVGGAMGFRGEVPQLCREATP; the protein is encoded by the coding sequence ATGAGCAAACGACATGACGTAGTGATCGTTGGCGGCGGGCTGGTCGGCGCCAGCCTGGCCATCGCGCTGGACCGCCTGGGCGTGGACGTGGGCCTGATCGAGGCCGCGCCGCCGGGCGCGCTGCCGCCGGTGTTCGACCAGCGCAATCTCAGCTTCGCCGCGGCCACGGTCAACGCGCTGGGCGCGCTGGGGGTGATGCAGCGGTTGCGCGCGCCGACCGGACCGATCCGGCGCATCCACGTCAGCCGCGAAGGCGATTTCGGCCGGGTGCGGCTGGAGGCGGCCGACTATGGGCGCGAGGCGTTCGGGCAGGTGGTGGTGGCGCGCGATTTCGGCGAGGCGCTGGAAGCGCGGCTGGCCGAAGCCTCCCACGTCAGCCGTTACCGGCCGGCGCAGTTCCTGGCGCTGGAGGCGGACCAGGAGGCAGGGCTGCGCTCGGTGCGCATCGCCCAGGATGGCGCGACCCACGTGCTGCAGACGCGGCTGCTGGTCGGTGCCGACGGCAGCGCCAGCGCGGTGCGCGGCGCGCTGGGCATCGATGCCGCCCGCCACGATTTCGGCCAGACCCTGTTCGTGGCGCGGGTGCGCGGCAGCCGCCAACCCGACGGCACCGCCTACGAGCGGTTCCGCGACGACGGCCCGACCGCGTTGCTGCCGCGCGGCGATCGCCACTACGGCGCGATCCACGCGGTCGCCGCCGAGCACGCCGACGCGGTGGCCGCGCTCGACGAGGCCGGCTGGCTGCAGCGCCTGCAGGAGGCGCTGGGCTGGCGCGTCGGCCGCCTGCTGGGCAGCGGCGAGCGCAGCGCCTACCCGATCGTGCAGGTGCTGGCCGGGCGCCTGACCGACGCGCGCGCGGTGCTGCTCGGCAATGCCGCGCAGACGCTGCATCCACTGGGCGCGCAGGGTTTCAACCTGGGCCTGCGCGACGCGCTGACCCTGGCCGAGCTGATCGAGCGCGATCGCACCGATCCCGGCGCGCCGGCGCTGCTGCAGCAGTACGCGCAGCGTCGCGAGCAGGACCGGCAGCGCACCGTCACCTTCTCCGGCGGCCTGGCGCGGCTGACCGCCAACCCGGCGCCGCTGCTGCGCCCGCTGCGCAGCCTGGGCTTGCTGGCGGCCGCGCAGGCCGCGCCGCTGCAGTCGTTCCTGGTCGGCGGCGCGATGGGCTTCCGCGGCGAAGTGCCGCAACTGTGTCGGGAGGCGACGCCATGA